The Oryza brachyantha chromosome 7, ObraRS2, whole genome shotgun sequence genomic interval ACCGGCGACGCCGTCTGCATCGACTGCGTGCTcgtgctcggcggcgccggcgccgacgcgtGCTCCCAGCCGCGGTGGCGCGCCGGCTCCGCCAGAGACAGCGTGAAGGGTGGCGAGGAGGTGGTCGCAGCCGCTGACGCTGACGGTGGCGCCATTGCGTTGCCCGTCACCCCGCCCGCTGACGCTGGCTCGGCGGCTCCATCGAAGACGACGCGTGCCGCCGCGGTGCCGAAGATGCGCGGCGCCCTCCCGGACATGAGCAAGGTGCTCGCCGAGGGGTTTGACGCCATCGCCAGCATGGCGCGCCGGCTCTGGCTGCCGGACGTTGTCAGCTACCGCGCGAAGGAGGTGCTGAGGAAGCTGGAGGAGGCCAGGGCGTGGCCCAAGGGACGGGGCAGCAGAGACGCTCTCTACGCGGCGTGCCTCCACACCGCGTGCCGCGCTGAGGGCTCGCCGCGGACGCTCAAGGAGCTGGCCGCGGTGACGCCCGACTCCGCGGCGACGAAGAGAGATATCGGCAG includes:
- the LOC102705830 gene encoding transcription initiation factor IIB-like, producing the protein MYGCADVVRYCQGCQRDTSMVLDHATGDAVCIDCVLVLGGAGADACSQPRWRAGSARDSVKGGEEVVAAADADGGAIALPVTPPADAGSAAPSKTTRAAAVPKMRGALPDMSKVLAEGFDAIASMARRLWLPDVVSYRAKEVLRKLEEARAWPKGRGSRDALYAACLHTACRAEGSPRTLKELAAVTPDSAATKRDIGRFINAIKRHHLGQQEEASRDHVDTRSGGGVVVRAGDYLLRYGEAVGMSDHEVAAARSAARRLDESLDVRRNPQSIAAAIIYMAVQRSGDGRGKSVREVSAATGVSESTIKDAHRDLCPHAALLFP